From Spirosoma aerolatum, one genomic window encodes:
- a CDS encoding PAS domain-containing sensor histidine kinase, with the protein MFDDSFEAVFTHATIGIIVSDEQGRIVSSNRHAHTLFGYTKEEMKGLSIDALVPNPVAHRHAELRSSFNAHPQVRSMGHGRDLYAKRKDESIFPAEISLSYFYRETVLLTVAYIIDITAKKEADLTLLAQKARIEQLNAELEQKVVDRTHALMATLHQLEQSKDELAKALAVERELGELKSRFVSMASHEFRTPLSAILTSASLIEKYPATEQQDKRIRHIQRIKSSVYHLNTILEEFLSVGRLEEGRLEANWSWVELTGLINEVVTDLQDMLKVGQRVQMQINCPKLIRSDPSLLRKIVVNLLSNAIKYSAENQLIDLVAVCNETAFQLTIRDQGIGISEDDQKHLFERFFRAKNATNFAGTGLGLHIVAKYLELLSGTIVLTSQLGEGTTVTITFPYENHSAN; encoded by the coding sequence ATGTTCGACGACTCATTTGAGGCCGTTTTTACCCACGCCACCATCGGTATAATTGTTTCGGATGAACAGGGGCGTATCGTATCGTCTAATCGACATGCTCATACCTTATTTGGGTATACAAAAGAAGAAATGAAAGGGCTATCGATCGACGCACTCGTACCTAATCCGGTTGCTCATCGGCATGCTGAGCTACGATCCTCGTTCAATGCGCACCCCCAGGTCCGTTCTATGGGGCATGGACGCGACTTGTATGCAAAACGCAAGGACGAATCGATTTTTCCTGCCGAAATCAGCCTGAGCTATTTTTATCGGGAAACCGTACTGCTGACTGTTGCTTATATAATTGATATTACGGCCAAAAAAGAGGCCGACCTGACACTATTGGCTCAGAAAGCCCGGATTGAACAGCTCAATGCCGAGCTGGAGCAGAAGGTCGTTGACCGAACGCACGCCCTGATGGCAACGCTTCACCAGCTTGAGCAGTCGAAAGACGAACTGGCTAAAGCTCTGGCGGTTGAGCGAGAACTGGGCGAGTTGAAGTCACGCTTTGTATCGATGGCGTCGCACGAGTTTCGAACCCCGTTGAGTGCTATTCTAACATCGGCTTCCCTCATTGAAAAATACCCCGCAACCGAACAGCAAGACAAGCGAATTCGGCATATCCAGCGCATCAAATCATCGGTGTATCACCTTAACACCATTCTGGAAGAATTTCTATCGGTTGGGCGGTTGGAGGAAGGTCGTCTGGAGGCCAACTGGTCGTGGGTTGAGCTTACCGGCTTGATCAACGAGGTTGTAACGGATTTGCAGGATATGCTGAAAGTGGGTCAGCGTGTTCAGATGCAGATAAATTGCCCGAAGCTGATCCGAAGTGATCCATCGCTCTTGCGTAAAATAGTGGTCAACCTGCTATCGAATGCTATAAAGTATTCTGCTGAAAATCAGCTTATTGACTTGGTTGCTGTTTGTAACGAAACCGCCTTTCAACTGACCATTCGGGATCAGGGAATCGGTATTTCAGAGGATGATCAGAAACATTTATTTGAACGTTTTTTCCGGGCTAAGAACGCCACCAATTTCGCGGGTACCGGCCTCGGACTTCATATTGTTGCCAAATACCTTGAACTGCTGAGCGGGACCATTGTACTGACCAGCCAGTTAGGGGAAGGCACTACTGTAACGATTACATTCCCTTATGAAAACCATTCTGCTAATTGA
- a CDS encoding thioredoxin family protein yields the protein MVPYSSVVATVPQVPVLLVFTSSSTAQRTDVDQLLDKMRSVLYPNVQIMRVNESSHPEVVRSFGVTSLPAFVLLKRGLELWRYAGPVDHPDLVNQLETQLIQTSTK from the coding sequence ATGGTACCTTACTCATCCGTAGTGGCAACAGTTCCACAAGTGCCTGTGTTGTTGGTATTTACGTCATCTTCGACGGCACAACGAACTGACGTGGACCAGCTTCTGGATAAAATGCGTTCGGTGCTATACCCGAACGTGCAAATCATGCGGGTGAACGAAAGCAGCCATCCCGAAGTAGTACGGAGTTTTGGTGTAACCTCTTTACCAGCGTTTGTTCTGTTAAAACGTGGCCTGGAGCTATGGCGCTATGCTGGCCCAGTCGACCATCCCGATCTTGTCAATCAGTTAGAAACTCAGTTGATCCAGACATCCACCAAGTAA
- a CDS encoding Crp/Fnr family transcriptional regulator, with product MYDQLYQHISRLVSLTDDEFTLLKTLFIPKKLRRKHDLLQEGDVCKAIAFVEKGLLRAYTVDTKGAEHILQFAPEDWWISDMYSYLTGEPSDTQIDALEDSELLLLERTNMDVMVESVPKMERFFRITLQNNYIATQRRIKSALSQSAEEKYADFIHRYPAIVQRVPQHMIASYLGITPAFLSRIRGRKPHSD from the coding sequence ATGTACGACCAGCTCTATCAGCATATTTCGCGTCTGGTCAGCCTGACCGACGATGAGTTTACCCTTCTGAAAACACTTTTCATTCCAAAGAAACTTCGCCGTAAGCACGACCTGTTGCAGGAAGGTGATGTTTGTAAGGCCATTGCTTTTGTCGAAAAAGGGCTATTGCGTGCCTACACCGTCGATACGAAAGGCGCAGAGCATATTCTTCAGTTTGCGCCCGAAGACTGGTGGATATCCGATATGTACAGCTACCTTACGGGGGAGCCCTCAGATACTCAGATCGATGCCCTGGAAGATTCGGAGTTACTGCTACTGGAGCGGACCAATATGGACGTAATGGTAGAAAGCGTTCCTAAAATGGAGCGTTTTTTTCGGATTACTCTACAGAATAATTACATAGCCACCCAACGCCGGATCAAAAGCGCCCTGAGCCAGTCGGCCGAAGAAAAGTACGCAGATTTTATCCACCGCTACCCAGCCATCGTACAGCGTGTACCCCAGCACATGATCGCTTCGTACCTGGGCATCACGCCCGCCTTTCTGAGCCGTATTCGAGGCCGGAAACCCCATTCCGATTGA
- a CDS encoding NAD(P)-binding domain-containing protein yields MKPTIAIIGLGSTGSTFAVRLAEQLYRLLLFDQDRSKAQMLVESLLQKSTSTDIEAIDCKVTACWEADVLVLAVPESAKKAVAEQIKQVATCKLVINLATLARPDHPAHTHAGEELQQWLPNSKLVHVWIAPSENGTLPDTAFITGQHEEAIATVADLLTVARLTPIVVEDWSV; encoded by the coding sequence ATGAAGCCAACAATCGCCATCATTGGTTTGGGAAGTACAGGTTCGACTTTTGCCGTCCGACTGGCAGAGCAGTTGTATCGATTGCTCCTGTTCGATCAGGATAGATCGAAAGCGCAGATGCTGGTCGAAAGCCTTTTGCAGAAATCAACCAGCACTGATATTGAAGCTATTGACTGTAAGGTAACGGCCTGTTGGGAAGCCGATGTATTGGTTCTGGCCGTTCCCGAATCAGCCAAAAAAGCCGTAGCGGAGCAGATTAAGCAGGTAGCAACCTGTAAACTTGTTATCAACCTCGCAACGCTGGCCAGACCTGATCACCCAGCACACACACACGCTGGCGAGGAACTCCAGCAATGGCTACCCAATTCGAAACTTGTGCATGTATGGATCGCACCTTCTGAGAACGGCACGTTACCCGATACGGCTTTTATTACGGGCCAGCATGAAGAAGCCATAGCCACTGTTGCAGACTTACTGACCGTTGCGAGGCTCACTCCGATTGTGGTAGAAGACTGGTCAGTTTAA
- the ygiD gene encoding 4,5-DOPA-extradiol-dioxygenase encodes MNSLSDLKKFTADLDEKGPVMPVLFVGHGSPMNGIEDNEFSRRWRKIATEIPTPTAVLVVSAHWFSRGTKITAMDFPETIHDFGGFPKALFDVQYPAPGSPVLAQETASLIHSAHVELAHDWGLDHGTWTIVRHMYPDAKIPVLQLSIDFTKGPQFHYDLARELYALRKKGVLIMGSGNMVHNLRMVAWDKMNVPNYGFDWALSLNDRFKQLISDGDTKPLINYNLLGREAALAIPTPEHYLPLLYTLGLKGSQDSVSFFNDRAVAGSLTMTSVKLG; translated from the coding sequence ATGAATAGCTTATCCGATTTAAAAAAATTTACTGCTGACCTGGATGAAAAAGGGCCGGTAATGCCGGTACTTTTCGTTGGACACGGTTCGCCCATGAATGGGATCGAAGACAATGAATTTAGCCGTCGCTGGAGGAAAATAGCGACCGAAATCCCGACGCCAACGGCTGTTCTGGTGGTATCGGCGCACTGGTTCAGCCGGGGCACTAAAATCACAGCGATGGATTTTCCGGAAACCATTCACGATTTTGGCGGATTTCCGAAAGCACTGTTCGATGTACAGTATCCCGCCCCCGGCAGCCCCGTGCTGGCCCAGGAAACGGCTTCGCTGATTCACTCAGCTCATGTGGAACTAGCACACGACTGGGGGCTTGACCACGGCACCTGGACCATTGTTCGGCATATGTATCCCGATGCGAAGATTCCGGTTCTGCAACTGAGTATCGATTTCACAAAAGGACCACAATTCCATTACGATCTGGCTCGTGAACTGTATGCACTCCGTAAAAAAGGCGTGTTGATTATGGGCAGTGGCAACATGGTACACAACCTGCGGATGGTTGCCTGGGATAAGATGAACGTCCCCAACTATGGCTTCGATTGGGCCCTGTCGCTAAATGATCGGTTCAAACAATTGATTAGCGATGGCGACACCAAGCCCTTAATCAACTATAATCTGCTGGGTCGGGAGGCTGCGCTGGCTATTCCCACACCTGAGCACTATCTACCGTTACTCTACACGCTCGGCCTGAAAGGCAGCCAGGATTCGGTATCCTTCTTCAACGACCGCGCTGTTGCCGGTTCGTTAACGATGACATCGGTGAAATTGGGCTAG
- a CDS encoding SDR family NAD(P)-dependent oxidoreductase encodes MMSNSKIALVTGGSRGLGKNMALSLAQKGIDVILTYHTQQAEAEAVVAQIEQAGQKAATLQLNAGDVKSFDAFFAQLKTVLQETFATDHVDFLINNAGTALYSAFAETTEEQFDTALNIHYKGVFFLTQKALPFINDGGRIINISSGLARMTYPGSSAYGSMKGAIEVLSRYMALELGPRRIAVNVVAPGAIETDFGGGRVRDNKEINAQIASRTALGRVGLPDDIGGVVAFLCTDEARWINAQRIEVSGGQGL; translated from the coding sequence ATGATGAGCAATAGTAAAATCGCATTAGTTACCGGCGGTAGCCGTGGATTAGGTAAAAATATGGCGCTGAGCCTCGCCCAAAAAGGAATCGATGTTATTCTGACCTATCATACCCAACAAGCCGAAGCAGAGGCCGTTGTTGCCCAGATTGAGCAGGCCGGGCAGAAAGCCGCTACTTTACAACTGAACGCTGGTGATGTAAAAAGCTTCGATGCGTTTTTTGCCCAACTGAAAACCGTTTTGCAGGAAACCTTCGCTACCGATCATGTTGATTTTCTGATCAACAATGCGGGAACAGCACTGTACAGTGCTTTTGCCGAAACGACGGAAGAACAGTTCGATACCGCCCTGAATATCCATTATAAAGGCGTGTTTTTTCTCACTCAGAAAGCCTTACCCTTTATTAATGATGGTGGCCGGATCATCAATATTTCGTCGGGACTTGCCCGTATGACGTACCCAGGTTCGTCGGCGTATGGGTCGATGAAAGGCGCCATCGAAGTACTGTCGCGGTATATGGCGCTGGAATTGGGCCCTCGTCGTATTGCCGTCAATGTGGTAGCTCCGGGCGCTATCGAAACGGATTTTGGTGGCGGTCGCGTGCGGGACAATAAAGAGATCAACGCCCAGATCGCCAGCCGAACAGCGCTTGGTCGGGTTGGTCTCCCCGATGATATTGGCGGAGTAGTGGCCTTCCTCTGTACCGACGAAGCGCGTTGGATCAATGCTCAACGGATCGAAGTGTCTGGTGGACAGGGGCTGTAG
- a CDS encoding helix-turn-helix domain-containing protein yields METTTLEGFYKEIATLIPEDLNKEIGHFNVFNIDEVHAKIKKNPRLMPYNRRAYYKISLIRGRSKAEYADKVIDIEKSALLFATPKIPYHWIPQEEGLSGYFCIFTADFLIQPKSGIVLDELPIFKPGGYPVFQLSDENIEDLLYIFRKMYREIGSDYAYKYDLLRNYVLELIHYGQKLQPATALYPAHTASTRVSSLFIELLERQFPIESPQQKISLRTAKDFADRLSVHVNHLNKVLKENTGKTTTDLISSRIVQEAKILLKQTDWNISEIAYSLGFEEVAHFSNFFKKQTSLAPLAFRS; encoded by the coding sequence ATGGAGACGACCACGCTGGAAGGGTTTTACAAGGAAATTGCTACACTTATTCCCGAAGATCTTAACAAAGAGATTGGGCACTTCAATGTATTTAATATTGACGAAGTCCATGCAAAAATCAAGAAGAATCCTCGTCTGATGCCCTATAATCGGCGGGCTTATTACAAAATCAGCCTCATTCGCGGGCGGAGTAAAGCCGAGTACGCCGATAAGGTCATTGATATTGAGAAGAGTGCGCTTCTGTTTGCTACGCCCAAAATTCCCTATCACTGGATTCCTCAGGAGGAAGGGCTATCGGGCTATTTCTGCATTTTCACCGCCGATTTCCTTATTCAGCCTAAAAGTGGAATTGTGCTGGACGAGTTGCCGATATTTAAGCCCGGTGGGTATCCTGTTTTTCAATTGTCGGACGAGAACATCGAAGACCTGCTCTACATTTTTCGGAAAATGTACCGGGAAATCGGGTCCGATTACGCGTATAAGTATGATTTATTGCGAAACTACGTTCTCGAGCTAATCCACTACGGCCAAAAACTACAGCCTGCAACGGCTTTATATCCCGCGCATACAGCCTCTACGCGGGTTTCGTCGCTGTTTATTGAACTACTCGAACGTCAGTTTCCGATCGAGTCGCCCCAGCAGAAAATCAGTTTACGGACCGCCAAAGATTTTGCCGACCGGCTTTCGGTGCATGTCAACCACCTGAATAAAGTGCTTAAAGAAAATACGGGCAAGACCACTACCGATCTGATTAGCAGCCGGATTGTTCAGGAAGCCAAGATTCTGTTGAAACAAACCGACTGGAATATCTCTGAGATTGCCTACAGCCTGGGTTTTGAAGAAGTAGCGCACTTCTCCAATTTCTTCAAAAAACAGACGTCGCTGGCCCCGCTTGCTTTCCGGAGTTAA
- a CDS encoding ABC transporter permease — protein sequence MRRSPPRWAEQLLIWLHPSETLEEVQGDLDELYTYWYRRAGEPQASLRYVLNVISAVPPFVRRRHSQSSEYPQPSSLHPSMLSNYLKIALRTLWRSKGHVAINVIGLAVAFCICTFLFLTSYLQLTFDSFHTDGDRIFQTYYFSNDPEKPSKSGTMPLALLPALKTDFPELEAGAQIVQGRKSLVEYKGVYFDKLITLTDPDFLTMFSFPMLKGSRTRALHDLSSIVISDDMAKAVFGTDDPMGKTLLVGSNGDQKQYIVTGVMATPPYNSSIQFDALVRVENVPNYQARKQNWYDNSHRVFLKLPAQINQATFEARLKAFTKKYLGQNLDNLKKKGAKPDSQGDLFTIRLQKLADVHFDREIDGRGAPIAMIYVLLGISFFILLIACINFINLSIARSFMRAREVGVRKSLGALKTQLFVQIWSESTLICLVGFGIGLLLAYWFLPAFNASFQARLELHYLFQPGFIVLIVGVFLLVTLLAGGYPAWQMAAFKPVEVLKGKISLKRPGFLRNSLIVTQFSLSTLLACATIIALQQVDFLREQPLGFQKEQVISIPVGNQANGRQVLQRMRNILATDPTVVAVTGTDINLGRGKDRVSSRSSVGFTFKGREISSDLLLVDYDYFKTLNIKLLAGRDFNPTYAADSVNRVVVTASMAKLLGEKNPVGMFYRDDADTSGAQTQIIGVVPDFHLYSLADQAKPITIHISHAEPIRYIFVRVSPQSLASSMDRMKQVWKDIAPQSEFMGTFLDENVDAWYQSEEMMSRVFSLASSIAILLSCIGLFAVALIVIEQRTKEIGIRKVMGASIPGIIVVLSRDFVKLVLIALAIAIPLAWFGMDKWLSGYAYRIDINPWVFVIVGLSAFLIAIATVSFHSIKAALVNPVKSLRSE from the coding sequence ATGCGTCGATCACCACCGCGCTGGGCAGAGCAGTTATTAATCTGGTTACATCCGTCCGAAACACTGGAGGAAGTACAGGGCGATCTGGACGAACTGTACACGTACTGGTATCGGCGGGCGGGTGAACCACAGGCCAGTTTGCGGTATGTGTTGAATGTCATTTCGGCCGTTCCGCCCTTTGTTCGGCGTCGGCATTCCCAGTCAAGTGAATACCCCCAACCCTCATCACTCCATCCGTCTATGTTATCGAATTACCTCAAAATTGCCCTGCGTACACTCTGGCGGAGCAAAGGGCATGTGGCTATCAACGTTATCGGGCTAGCGGTAGCGTTCTGTATCTGCACGTTTTTATTCTTAACGAGCTATCTGCAACTCACCTTCGATTCGTTTCATACAGATGGTGACCGGATTTTCCAGACGTACTATTTCTCAAACGATCCCGAAAAACCCAGCAAATCGGGTACTATGCCCCTAGCGTTATTGCCTGCTCTAAAGACAGATTTTCCTGAACTGGAAGCCGGAGCACAGATTGTCCAGGGGCGCAAAAGCCTGGTGGAATACAAAGGTGTTTATTTCGATAAGCTGATTACGCTGACCGACCCGGATTTCCTGACCATGTTTTCGTTTCCGATGCTTAAAGGAAGTCGTACCAGAGCGTTGCACGACCTGAGTAGCATCGTGATCAGCGACGACATGGCGAAGGCAGTATTCGGAACCGACGATCCAATGGGCAAAACCTTGCTGGTGGGTAGCAATGGCGATCAGAAGCAGTACATCGTGACTGGGGTTATGGCAACGCCCCCTTACAACTCGTCAATTCAGTTCGATGCACTGGTCCGGGTCGAAAATGTGCCGAATTATCAGGCACGAAAACAGAATTGGTACGATAATTCGCACCGGGTTTTCCTCAAGCTACCGGCTCAGATTAACCAGGCCACGTTTGAGGCTCGATTAAAAGCCTTTACAAAAAAGTATCTGGGCCAAAACCTGGATAATCTGAAAAAGAAGGGTGCTAAGCCCGATAGCCAGGGCGATCTGTTTACCATACGCTTGCAGAAACTGGCTGATGTGCATTTTGATCGGGAGATTGATGGGAGAGGGGCCCCTATCGCCATGATCTATGTACTGCTGGGGATATCCTTTTTTATTCTGCTGATTGCCTGCATCAATTTTATCAATCTGAGTATTGCCCGGTCGTTTATGCGTGCGCGGGAGGTGGGTGTGCGGAAATCGCTGGGCGCACTGAAAACCCAGCTTTTTGTTCAGATATGGAGCGAATCGACGCTTATCTGTCTGGTTGGTTTTGGTATTGGCTTATTACTGGCTTACTGGTTTCTGCCGGCGTTCAATGCTTCGTTTCAGGCCCGATTGGAATTACACTACCTTTTCCAGCCCGGTTTTATAGTGCTTATTGTGGGGGTATTTCTTCTGGTTACATTACTGGCAGGTGGTTATCCGGCCTGGCAGATGGCGGCATTCAAACCTGTAGAAGTGCTGAAAGGGAAAATCTCGCTCAAACGGCCGGGCTTTCTGCGCAATTCACTGATTGTAACCCAGTTTTCGTTGTCGACGTTGCTGGCCTGCGCTACGATTATCGCTTTGCAGCAGGTTGATTTTCTGCGTGAGCAGCCGCTTGGCTTTCAAAAAGAACAGGTCATCAGCATTCCGGTTGGTAACCAGGCCAACGGTCGGCAGGTACTCCAACGGATGCGGAACATATTGGCAACCGACCCGACCGTTGTGGCCGTAACGGGCACCGACATTAATTTGGGGCGGGGTAAAGATCGGGTAAGTTCGCGGAGTAGCGTAGGCTTTACGTTTAAAGGTCGGGAAATCTCGTCCGATCTGCTCCTCGTCGATTATGACTACTTCAAAACGTTGAATATAAAGCTGCTGGCCGGTCGGGATTTTAACCCTACCTATGCTGCCGATTCGGTAAACCGGGTTGTGGTTACGGCAAGTATGGCGAAGCTGTTGGGTGAAAAGAACCCGGTTGGGATGTTCTATCGGGATGATGCCGACACATCGGGCGCTCAAACCCAGATTATTGGTGTGGTTCCCGATTTTCACCTGTATTCGCTGGCCGATCAGGCCAAACCGATTACCATACACATTTCGCATGCCGAACCGATTCGGTACATTTTTGTGCGGGTATCGCCCCAAAGTCTGGCCAGTTCGATGGATCGGATGAAGCAGGTTTGGAAAGACATAGCGCCCCAGTCGGAGTTTATGGGTACGTTTCTGGATGAGAACGTCGACGCGTGGTACCAGAGCGAGGAGATGATGTCGCGGGTGTTTAGTCTGGCATCCAGCATTGCTATACTGCTGTCATGCATCGGCCTGTTTGCGGTAGCCTTGATTGTCATCGAGCAACGAACCAAAGAAATCGGTATCCGTAAAGTAATGGGGGCCAGTATTCCCGGTATCATCGTGGTGCTCTCGCGCGATTTTGTAAAACTGGTTCTGATTGCTCTGGCCATTGCCATTCCCCTGGCCTGGTTTGGAATGGACAAATGGCTTTCGGGCTATGCCTACCGAATCGATATCAATCCCTGGGTGTTTGTTATCGTTGGCTTGTCGGCGTTTCTGATCGCCATTGCAACGGTTAGTTTCCATAGCATTAAAGCCGCCCTTGTGAACCCGGTGAAGAGTTTGCGAAGTGAATAG